From Methanocorpusculum sp., the proteins below share one genomic window:
- a CDS encoding glycerol permease, which yields MTADFIQTAISKSAKRTFTAEFTNAAAYDAIIAEITGEDNPLSLAEVELGKQTYKTYVGYFDPNTSEMNGKVQVTAYTRAEYSAAITALTGSADLKTAFGNGGTAETSEIGTEATWNVRISAKLGTDTFQISLNRESMTVSGYADDATIAAVDAWADTKPALN from the coding sequence ATGACAGCTGATTTCATTCAGACAGCAATCTCGAAGTCCGCAAAGCGGACTTTCACCGCAGAGTTTACGAACGCCGCCGCGTATGATGCGATCATCGCAGAAATTACGGGCGAAGACAATCCCCTCAGCCTTGCCGAGGTCGAACTCGGTAAGCAGACCTACAAGACCTATGTCGGGTACTTTGACCCGAACACCTCCGAGATGAACGGCAAGGTCCAGGTCACAGCCTACACTCGTGCCGAGTATTCGGCAGCAATCACCGCCCTTACCGGCAGTGCGGATCTCAAGACCGCATTCGGGAACGGCGGTACCGCGGAGACCTCCGAGATCGGTACCGAAGCCACCTGGAATGTCCGCATTTCCGCAAAGCTCGGGACCGACACCTTCCAGATCAGCCTGAATCGGGAGTCGATGACCGTCTCCGGCTATGCCGACGACGCTACCATCGCCGCGGTCGATGCCTGGGCAGACACGAAGCCGGCCCTGAACTGA
- a CDS encoding ABC transporter permease yields the protein MTLKHNLFLEKLLKNILLFVGAMFLLSIIVFVFSRLAPGDPLQAFYGDAIESMTTSELEAARVYLGLDGSIFSQYISWITHALSGNFGISLQYKIPAMDVIAPLIGNTLILGLTAYLLVFALAILLAIACALHEDTFFDRLVCKIGTITYFIPAFWLGLVLVLIFSVNLGWFPSSGAYDYGMSGNILNRIWHLILPLTVMIVTHIWYYAYMIRNKLLDENRKDYVLLAKAKGLTKRAIVWKHSLRNVAPTIINLMAISVPHVLGGTYIAEAVFNYPGIGNMSVIAAKCHDYNLLMLLVLITGALVIITSIVAYTINEVIDPRMKDAGGSTWEN from the coding sequence ATGACACTCAAACACAATCTCTTTCTCGAAAAACTCCTCAAAAACATCCTCCTATTCGTGGGGGCCATGTTCCTCCTCTCTATTATCGTCTTCGTCTTCTCCCGCCTTGCACCGGGTGACCCCCTTCAGGCATTCTACGGCGACGCAATAGAATCCATGACCACCTCTGAATTAGAGGCTGCACGGGTATACCTGGGGCTTGATGGTTCCATCTTCTCTCAATATATATCCTGGATCACGCATGCATTATCCGGAAACTTTGGCATCTCTCTGCAGTACAAGATACCTGCCATGGATGTGATAGCACCTCTGATTGGCAACACCCTCATTCTGGGTCTCACCGCCTACCTTCTTGTATTCGCGCTTGCCATCCTCCTTGCTATTGCCTGTGCCCTCCACGAAGACACCTTCTTCGACCGGCTCGTTTGCAAAATTGGTACGATAACCTACTTCATCCCTGCCTTCTGGCTGGGTCTTGTCCTCGTTCTCATATTCAGTGTCAACCTCGGCTGGTTCCCTTCGAGCGGTGCATATGATTACGGCATGTCAGGCAACATTCTCAACCGGATCTGGCATCTTATCCTTCCATTGACGGTAATGATCGTGACTCACATCTGGTATTACGCATACATGATCCGAAATAAACTCCTGGACGAAAACAGGAAAGACTATGTTCTTCTCGCCAAAGCGAAAGGTCTTACAAAACGTGCCATCGTCTGGAAACACTCTCTGCGAAACGTTGCCCCCACAATCATCAATCTCATGGCGATCTCTGTCCCGCATGTACTTGGCGGGACCTACATCGCAGAAGCCGTCTTCAATTATCCGGGTATCGGAAATATGTCCGTCATAGCTGCCAAATGTCATGACTACAACCTTCTGATGTTACTGGTACTCATAACCGGGGCACTCGTCATCATAACCAGCATCGTTGCCTATACGATCAACGAAGTCATTGATCCCAGAATGAAAGATGCGGGAGGATCAACATGGGAGAATTAG
- a CDS encoding ABC transporter permease: MGELDSSLFEIVGPDYRTWEQPEQKPSLLFKLKQLPWIPIVILSAIVLGCIFANFISNHDPSMYYLNHLNEAPNSEFYFGTDSLGRDIYSLIWYGGRTSLLVGLLGTAMITILGITYGCVNGTAGTSGDMIMQRFVELFHSIPTILLAILLIAIMGTQNILTISVVIAITGWFALARIVRSEVRQIRNNEYVLAAKSMGSSFGHLVRVHLIPNIIPAIMFVVVSSISACITMEATLSFLGLGLPLDILSWGSMLSLANRALLLNTWWVIIIPGLFLVVTLSCITTIANCFRKETNKRPNRL, translated from the coding sequence ATGGGAGAATTAGATTCCTCCCTGTTCGAGATCGTCGGTCCGGATTACCGGACCTGGGAACAACCCGAGCAAAAACCTTCGCTCCTCTTTAAACTCAAACAACTTCCCTGGATCCCGATCGTCATCCTCTCCGCAATCGTTCTCGGATGTATCTTTGCAAACTTTATCAGCAACCATGATCCCTCGATGTATTATCTCAACCACCTCAATGAAGCCCCGAACAGTGAATTCTATTTCGGAACGGACTCGCTTGGCCGGGATATCTACTCTCTCATCTGGTACGGCGGCCGGACCTCACTTCTCGTCGGTCTTCTAGGAACGGCTATGATCACGATACTCGGCATCACCTACGGATGTGTTAACGGTACTGCAGGAACATCCGGCGATATGATCATGCAGCGTTTCGTAGAACTTTTTCACAGCATCCCGACCATTCTTCTGGCGATACTGCTGATAGCCATTATGGGAACACAGAATATCCTTACCATTTCCGTCGTTATCGCAATAACCGGCTGGTTTGCTCTTGCGAGAATCGTCAGGAGTGAAGTCAGGCAGATACGCAATAACGAATACGTCCTCGCCGCAAAGTCGATGGGGTCGAGTTTCGGGCATCTTGTCAGGGTCCATCTGATCCCGAATATCATTCCCGCGATCATGTTCGTCGTCGTATCCAGCATAAGTGCCTGTATCACCATGGAAGCTACCTTAAGTTTCCTTGGTCTCGGTCTTCCCCTTGATATCCTCTCGTGGGGCAGTATGCTCTCACTTGCCAACAGGGCGCTCCTCCTCAATACCTGGTGGGTCATCATCATTCCTGGACTGTTTCTGGTCGTGACCCTCTCCTGTATTACGACGATCGCCAATTGTTTCCGGAAAGAAACAAACAAACGACCCAACAGATTATAA
- a CDS encoding ABC transporter substrate-binding protein, with the protein MTNKRTVAIFALCICAALLLTFCAGCTNTSDSGNTDMSNTLVYAGESEDTINPLLNNHEELPDLIFSGLMKYSGDGTPVVDLAESYTYDPNTMVYTFHLRKGVTWHDGEPFTADDVVFTYDTLVNNERLSASITSNYQDIESITAPDDYTVVIKMKDFNAAMPGYFTIGIIPKHLLEGKDINTDTFNQNPVGTGRYKFVEWDTAGGMIVLEKNTAYYGKIPNIDRVIYKTVSVESTKATMLMTGEADLAWLNANYAKTFRNNDKYKNIDFKTADYRGMSMDMATDFWQKNGDSIGVLNYAIDKDAVVKSVLDGRGFAAYSPIQCNEYGGNTAADIYSYDLTKFADEMAKLGWVKGSDGIYERNGEKFHFTIQTREYEEERVDIANLCSQMLKEAGVDMEVVLVTRFDWKLGYNGFLAGYAAQFDPDMSYSNYVTGASGNTMSYSNPQVDALLEAGRHETDDAKRHTIYGDFEVAYAEDPGIVLVSYLDGNYVSINGLSGLDTTRVLGHHAVGVMWNIENWTLNK; encoded by the coding sequence ATGACTAACAAACGTACTGTGGCTATTTTTGCACTCTGTATCTGTGCGGCATTGCTCCTGACTTTTTGTGCAGGATGTACAAACACTTCTGATTCGGGCAATACAGACATGAGTAATACGCTCGTGTATGCCGGAGAATCCGAAGACACGATCAACCCGCTTTTGAACAACCATGAGGAACTTCCCGATCTCATCTTTTCCGGACTGATGAAGTATTCCGGGGATGGAACGCCGGTCGTAGATTTAGCCGAGAGTTATACCTATGACCCGAATACCATGGTCTATACCTTCCACCTCAGAAAAGGGGTGACCTGGCATGACGGCGAGCCGTTCACCGCTGATGATGTTGTATTCACCTATGACACCTTAGTGAATAATGAGAGGCTTTCTGCAAGTATAACCAGCAACTATCAGGATATCGAGAGCATAACTGCGCCGGATGACTACACGGTTGTCATAAAGATGAAGGACTTCAATGCGGCGATGCCCGGGTACTTCACGATCGGCATCATCCCGAAACATCTTCTGGAAGGAAAAGACATCAACACCGACACGTTCAACCAGAACCCTGTCGGTACTGGAAGATATAAATTCGTTGAATGGGATACTGCCGGCGGTATGATCGTTCTTGAGAAGAACACGGCGTATTATGGTAAGATCCCTAACATTGATCGGGTCATCTACAAGACCGTCTCGGTTGAGAGCACCAAAGCAACGATGCTTATGACCGGAGAGGCAGATCTTGCCTGGCTGAATGCAAACTACGCAAAAACCTTTAGAAACAATGATAAATATAAGAACATCGATTTCAAGACCGCGGATTATCGCGGGATGTCTATGGACATGGCCACCGATTTCTGGCAGAAAAACGGTGATTCTATCGGTGTTCTCAACTATGCGATCGACAAGGACGCAGTAGTAAAGAGCGTGCTTGACGGCAGAGGATTCGCGGCATACAGTCCGATCCAGTGCAATGAATATGGAGGAAACACGGCGGCAGATATCTACTCCTACGATCTGACGAAGTTTGCCGACGAGATGGCAAAACTCGGCTGGGTCAAAGGAAGCGACGGTATCTACGAGCGGAACGGTGAAAAGTTCCACTTCACGATCCAGACCCGTGAATATGAAGAAGAGCGTGTCGATATCGCCAACCTCTGTTCCCAGATGCTGAAAGAAGCAGGCGTCGATATGGAAGTCGTTCTTGTTACGAGATTCGACTGGAAGCTTGGATACAACGGTTTCCTCGCCGGATACGCAGCACAGTTCGATCCGGATATGAGCTATTCGAATTATGTGACTGGTGCATCCGGGAACACAATGTCCTACTCCAATCCTCAAGTAGACGCACTGCTTGAAGCCGGACGTCATGAAACCGATGACGCGAAACGTCACACGATCTATGGAGATTTTGAGGTCGCATACGCGGAGGATCCGGGTATCGTTCTTGTATCGTACCTTGACGGAAATTATGTGAGCATCAATGGATTATCCGGTCTTGACACAACAAGAGTTCTCGGTCACCACGCAGTTGGTGTGATGTGGAATATTGAGAATTGGACACTCAACAAATAA
- a CDS encoding ABC transporter ATP-binding protein — protein sequence MDPLLQLENLSVSFTTPDGKVQAVRDVSLELNKGEILAIVGESGCGKTVMCQSVMKLLPKNAIIESGKIIADGTDITDFSEKKMRKLRGTLLSMVFQDPMTTLNPTMPIGKQITEAILKHRKVSKEEAKQRAIALLELIGIDNPVERYSLQPHFFSGGMRQRCVLAIALASEPKILFADEPTTSLDVTVQAKILDLLLDIRDKTGISIVFISHDLGVVARIADRVAVMYAGKIVEIGTAEEVFYDPRHPYTWGLMRALPSLAKEGQPLRPIPGMPPLMVNPPPGDAFAIRNEYAMKIDYDMMPPLIAVSPTHSAATWLLDERAPEVTPPISLKSERAA from the coding sequence ATGGATCCGCTTTTACAACTCGAAAACCTGTCGGTGAGTTTTACTACCCCTGATGGGAAAGTCCAGGCCGTGAGAGACGTCAGTCTGGAACTAAACAAGGGCGAGATTCTAGCTATTGTTGGAGAGTCCGGATGCGGAAAGACCGTGATGTGCCAGTCGGTGATGAAACTCCTGCCGAAAAATGCGATCATTGAATCTGGAAAGATCATTGCAGACGGTACGGATATCACGGATTTCAGCGAGAAAAAAATGCGGAAACTCCGGGGGACTCTCTTATCGATGGTCTTCCAGGATCCGATGACGACGCTGAATCCGACAATGCCGATCGGAAAACAGATCACCGAGGCTATCCTTAAGCACCGAAAGGTGAGTAAGGAAGAGGCAAAACAACGGGCCATCGCCCTCTTAGAGCTTATCGGGATCGATAATCCGGTTGAGAGATATTCCCTTCAGCCGCATTTCTTTTCAGGAGGTATGCGGCAGAGGTGCGTTCTTGCTATAGCTCTTGCTTCGGAACCGAAGATCCTTTTTGCCGATGAACCGACAACTTCGCTCGATGTTACGGTCCAGGCGAAGATTTTGGATCTCCTGCTCGACATCCGGGACAAGACCGGGATCTCGATCGTGTTCATCAGTCATGATCTTGGCGTGGTCGCACGTATCGCGGACCGTGTTGCGGTCATGTATGCAGGAAAGATCGTAGAGATCGGGACTGCCGAAGAGGTCTTTTATGATCCCCGTCATCCCTATACCTGGGGTTTGATGCGGGCACTTCCATCTCTTGCAAAGGAGGGGCAGCCCCTCCGTCCCATCCCCGGCATGCCGCCGCTGATGGTGAATCCTCCTCCGGGAGATGCCTTTGCAATCCGGAATGAGTATGCAATGAAGATCGATTATGATATGATGCCCCCGCTGATTGCGGTTTCGCCAACGCATTCTGCCGCCACGTGGCTGCTCGATGAACGGGCCCCAGAGGTCACTCCGCCGATCTCTCTCAAATCCGAGCGTGCCGCATGA
- a CDS encoding ATP-binding cassette domain-containing protein, with translation MTDDPILEVRDLTQYFRINRQLTIKAVDGISFSVNEGEVFGIVGETGSGKSTVARTLMGVNRLTSGEIFFKGNKISDKDVFRQNKSDLQKNMQIIFQDSAAALNPHMTVEQIIAEPMTINKVMKSTEELDARIKETLENVELSEHYRTKYPGELSGGQRQRVAIARGIAIRPDLIIADEPIASLDISIQAQIVTLFQHLQKEHQFTFIFIAHDLSLIRFISDRTAVMLKGKIVEMAETKDLFEHPLHPYTKALLSSIPVPDPDFERKKKSLEYDTSSFTGEGTFSEVSKGHFLLDG, from the coding sequence ATGACTGATGATCCGATTCTTGAAGTCCGCGATCTTACCCAGTATTTCCGGATAAACCGGCAGTTGACCATCAAAGCAGTTGACGGAATAAGTTTTTCCGTGAATGAGGGAGAGGTATTCGGCATTGTGGGTGAGACGGGCTCGGGAAAATCCACGGTTGCCCGTACGTTAATGGGTGTGAATCGGCTAACGAGCGGCGAGATCTTTTTCAAAGGGAATAAGATCTCCGATAAGGATGTGTTCCGGCAGAACAAATCGGATCTGCAGAAGAATATGCAGATCATTTTTCAGGATTCCGCAGCGGCCTTGAATCCCCATATGACTGTTGAACAGATCATTGCCGAGCCTATGACAATCAATAAGGTCATGAAAAGTACTGAGGAGCTTGATGCCCGTATCAAAGAGACGCTGGAAAACGTCGAGCTTTCCGAGCATTACCGAACGAAGTACCCGGGAGAGCTTTCCGGAGGGCAGCGGCAGCGGGTCGCGATCGCACGGGGAATTGCGATCCGGCCCGATCTTATCATTGCAGATGAACCGATTGCATCGCTCGATATCTCCATTCAGGCCCAGATCGTGACACTGTTCCAGCATCTGCAGAAGGAACATCAGTTCACGTTCATTTTCATTGCACACGATCTTTCTCTTATCCGGTTTATCAGTGACAGGACGGCAGTTATGCTGAAGGGAAAGATCGTGGAGATGGCAGAGACGAAAGACCTGTTTGAACATCCGCTTCATCCGTATACAAAGGCACTTCTCTCATCGATACCGGTGCCGGATCCGGATTTTGAACGGAAGAAAAAATCTCTTGAGTATGATACCTCCTCGTTTACCGGAGAGGGAACATTTTCAGAGGTTTCGAAAGGACATTTCCTTTTGGATGGGTAA
- a CDS encoding class I SAM-dependent methyltransferase has protein sequence MEESKLKADIAENWNAESMYYDSHVSHGIATEEEKRLWMEAFNAVLPKNDNLRILDVGCGTGAMGLILSEMGHEVSGIDLSEGMMGVGRRKAAEHDLSMTFTEGDAEYPPFSDDTFDVVVNRHLLWTLPHPATALENWFRITKPGGVVLVIDGVWDDGSSITKARRKVSDMLAHSLEAHPHGKRSYSEEVRAALPHKGGVSPDVVRTYFAETGLEEVACLDLKQITENQCRQLPWYRKIMKMSSYYLIAGSKPICVEEEGVQQT, from the coding sequence ATGGAAGAAAGTAAACTCAAAGCAGATATCGCGGAAAATTGGAATGCAGAGTCAATGTATTATGATTCCCATGTTTCTCACGGTATAGCAACGGAAGAAGAGAAGCGTCTCTGGATGGAGGCGTTCAACGCAGTTTTACCAAAGAACGACAACCTCCGTATTCTCGATGTAGGGTGCGGGACGGGCGCGATGGGTCTTATTCTCTCGGAGATGGGACACGAGGTGTCCGGCATCGATCTTTCGGAAGGGATGATGGGGGTCGGCCGCAGGAAAGCCGCGGAGCATGATCTTTCCATGACCTTTACCGAGGGGGATGCGGAGTACCCGCCGTTTTCGGATGATACGTTCGATGTCGTGGTCAATCGTCATCTTCTCTGGACCCTTCCTCATCCGGCGACGGCTCTTGAAAACTGGTTCCGCATCACAAAGCCGGGAGGTGTGGTGCTGGTGATCGACGGGGTCTGGGATGACGGATCGTCTATCACGAAAGCCCGCAGGAAGGTGAGTGATATGCTCGCACACAGTCTTGAGGCGCATCCGCACGGAAAACGAAGTTACAGCGAGGAGGTTCGTGCCGCTCTGCCGCATAAAGGCGGCGTCTCTCCTGATGTTGTGCGGACGTATTTTGCAGAGACGGGTTTAGAAGAGGTTGCATGTCTGGATCTGAAACAGATCACGGAGAATCAGTGCAGGCAGCTTCCGTGGTATCGCAAGATCATGAAAATGAGTTCTTATTATCTGATAGCAGGGAGTAAACCGATCTGTGTTGAAGAAGAGGGCGTGCAACAGACATAA
- the fdhF gene encoding formate dehydrogenase subunit alpha: MDVRLVRTICPYCGTGCSLSLAVVNGQVRGVHPYPRSPVNAGKLCARGLSSAEFVNSPDRLTRPMIRKNGTLETVSWEEALAYTADHLKTYLPSELGVLSSPRVSNEDNYVMMKFARGVLKTNNIDHCERLSHTSTVQPLIDSFGYPAMTNSIADIAGSDCILVLGSNVFRQFPLIGRAIITAQQNGAKYICADPRKTFTGSTADLAIQFYHGSDVALLNGIMQVICTNGWEDAGFIAARTEGYAAFYDRIMQPAYGLDQVSKATGVSPEAILQAAEWISSAKGCSIIYSTGVTKFGAGDDVIQTIADLQLLTGNVGKKGAGMSPLRGQNNIQGACDMGILPEYFTGYQRVDDPKVHAAFSQEWKFSEGIAGPIRGLDSTEMMDRLQKNTGEIKAMYVLGENPVLSGPDLAESRETFSHLEFVVVQDIFLNETAEFADVVFPAVCFAERDGTQTNTERRVQRLQKAQDGVGEAKQDWKILALLAEKMGYAEQFPWKTYGEIFAEIVRMTPIYAGMTYDEVGRPEGMQWPVTEAGSEQLYAERFATANGKARFIPAEWARTCENTTPEFPFLFSMGRCIFHWDTGKMTRSSTQTANWIEIHPEDAQELGIAEGDEVEIETKDKILCGTARITDEILEKTVFMPSHYVDAQSSDLIQNTSLDAAARMQPVRIRKII; this comes from the coding sequence ATGGATGTTCGTCTGGTCAGAACCATCTGTCCCTACTGCGGAACAGGATGCAGCCTCTCGCTAGCCGTAGTCAACGGACAAGTACGGGGCGTGCATCCCTATCCCCGGTCACCGGTAAACGCCGGAAAACTCTGTGCCCGCGGTCTCTCCTCCGCCGAATTCGTCAATTCCCCGGACCGTCTCACCCGTCCGATGATCAGAAAGAACGGGACCCTCGAAACGGTCTCTTGGGAAGAAGCTCTCGCCTACACTGCGGACCATCTGAAAACCTACCTTCCTTCGGAACTCGGTGTCCTCTCCTCCCCACGCGTATCCAACGAAGACAACTATGTCATGATGAAGTTCGCACGCGGCGTCTTAAAAACCAACAACATCGACCACTGCGAACGCTTGTCCCACACATCGACCGTCCAGCCGCTCATCGACTCGTTCGGCTATCCTGCGATGACAAACAGTATTGCGGACATAGCCGGATCGGACTGTATCCTCGTGCTCGGTTCAAACGTGTTCCGTCAGTTCCCCCTCATAGGGCGGGCGATCATCACGGCACAGCAGAACGGCGCAAAATACATCTGCGCAGACCCGCGAAAAACATTCACCGGCTCGACCGCTGATCTGGCCATACAGTTTTACCATGGTTCGGATGTCGCCCTCCTGAACGGGATCATGCAGGTAATCTGCACAAACGGCTGGGAAGATGCCGGGTTCATCGCGGCACGGACCGAAGGGTATGCGGCGTTTTATGACCGGATCATGCAGCCGGCATACGGTCTTGACCAGGTATCCAAGGCAACAGGGGTCAGTCCCGAGGCGATCCTCCAGGCCGCAGAATGGATCTCTTCGGCAAAAGGATGTTCCATCATCTATTCTACAGGCGTCACCAAATTTGGCGCGGGTGACGATGTTATCCAGACAATAGCAGATCTCCAGCTTCTGACTGGAAACGTTGGAAAGAAAGGAGCCGGCATGTCGCCCCTTCGGGGGCAGAACAACATCCAGGGAGCCTGTGATATGGGGATCCTCCCCGAATACTTTACCGGCTATCAGCGGGTCGATGATCCAAAAGTCCATGCGGCGTTTTCCCAGGAATGGAAGTTTTCTGAGGGGATCGCCGGACCGATCCGCGGACTGGACAGTACGGAAATGATGGATCGTCTGCAGAAGAACACGGGCGAGATCAAAGCCATGTATGTTCTCGGCGAGAATCCCGTGCTTTCCGGCCCCGACCTGGCGGAGTCCCGGGAGACGTTTTCCCATCTTGAGTTCGTGGTCGTCCAGGATATTTTTCTGAACGAAACCGCGGAGTTTGCCGATGTCGTATTTCCGGCGGTCTGTTTTGCAGAAAGGGACGGGACCCAGACGAATACGGAACGCCGGGTCCAGCGGCTGCAGAAAGCTCAGGACGGCGTGGGGGAGGCAAAGCAGGATTGGAAGATCCTCGCGCTTCTTGCAGAAAAGATGGGGTATGCAGAGCAGTTTCCCTGGAAAACATACGGAGAGATATTTGCCGAGATCGTGCGGATGACCCCGATCTATGCAGGAATGACATACGACGAAGTCGGGCGGCCGGAAGGTATGCAGTGGCCCGTCACTGAAGCAGGAAGTGAGCAGCTGTATGCCGAACGGTTTGCGACAGCAAACGGGAAAGCCCGGTTCATTCCTGCGGAGTGGGCGCGGACCTGCGAAAATACGACGCCTGAGTTTCCGTTTCTGTTTTCGATGGGGAGGTGCATCTTCCACTGGGATACCGGGAAGATGACCCGGAGCAGTACGCAGACGGCGAACTGGATCGAGATCCACCCGGAGGATGCACAAGAACTCGGGATCGCGGAGGGTGACGAGGTGGAGATCGAAACCAAAGATAAGATCCTCTGCGGAACTGCCAGGATCACGGATGAGATCCTCGAAAAAACGGTGTTTATGCCGTCACATTATGTGGATGCACAGAGCAGCGATCTGATCCAGAATACGTCGCTGGATGCTGCCGCACGTATGCAGCCGGTGCGGATCCGGAAAATTATTTGA
- a CDS encoding 3'-5' exonuclease: protein MVSSLIFSIPTSLAKIYSHMIVLDVETTNRNPELDRITELAALCIGSDGVDFSMDAYVQLPDDVEIEPEVEKITGLTREFLSMKGLPESEVARRFALMLRIPGPILFVSHNAQFDLSFLRNMFNRYGYSFPQKCGVIDTLTVFKDRFPYPHKLSDAILYYNIDDVENTHQAMDDVMALCAVFYEMNLEKDDLADYVNLFGYHPKYGYIGEKLPGIVYYPQEFNSSTRLPDVIKERNL from the coding sequence ATGGTTTCATCATTGATATTTTCTATTCCAACCAGTTTAGCCAAGATATATTCACACATGATTGTACTTGATGTGGAAACAACAAATCGCAATCCCGAGTTAGATAGAATTACAGAATTGGCAGCCCTTTGTATCGGATCGGATGGTGTTGATTTTTCAATGGATGCATATGTTCAACTTCCAGATGACGTAGAGATTGAACCGGAGGTGGAGAAGATTACTGGATTGACACGGGAATTTTTATCAATGAAAGGATTACCGGAAAGCGAAGTTGCTCGTCGTTTTGCATTGATGTTGCGGATTCCGGGTCCAATACTATTCGTCAGTCACAATGCACAGTTTGATCTCTCATTCCTACGGAATATGTTTAATCGGTATGGTTATTCATTTCCACAAAAATGTGGAGTAATTGACACATTAACTGTGTTTAAAGATAGATTTCCCTACCCGCATAAGCTTAGTGATGCTATTTTATATTATAATATAGATGATGTAGAAAATACACATCAGGCAATGGATGATGTAATGGCACTTTGTGCTGTATTCTATGAAATGAACCTCGAAAAAGATGATTTGGCAGACTATGTGAATTTATTTGGATATCATCCTAAATATGGTTATATTGGAGAGAAACTGCCAGGTATTGTATATTATCCTCAGGAATTCAATTCCTCCACCAGATTACCAGATGTTATAAAAGAGAGAAATTTGTAG
- a CDS encoding GrpB family protein codes for MKGSTSMSKSMSEMTLEELWELFPIQLIEHQVCWADQYREEKDHLMLVLPDTVKIHHIGSTSIEGIWAKPIIDILMEADLSEFDEIKNLLLRNGYTCMAQNEIHLDFNKGYTPNGFAEKVFHVHLKKYGDNDELYFRDYLNGHPGIAKKYEKLKLSLWKRYEHERDGYTESKTAFVREYTQKAKMQFGRIY; via the coding sequence TTGAAAGGAAGCACTTCTATGAGTAAATCTATGTCAGAGATGACGCTGGAAGAATTATGGGAACTGTTTCCGATCCAGTTGATAGAGCACCAGGTCTGCTGGGCGGACCAGTATCGGGAAGAAAAAGACCATCTCATGCTTGTCCTGCCGGATACTGTGAAAATACATCATATCGGCAGTACCTCAATTGAGGGGATATGGGCGAAACCTATCATTGATATTTTGATGGAGGCCGACCTGAGTGAATTTGATGAAATAAAAAATCTGCTTTTACGTAACGGCTATACGTGTATGGCGCAGAATGAAATCCATCTCGATTTTAATAAGGGATATACGCCGAATGGATTTGCTGAAAAAGTGTTTCATGTACATCTGAAAAAGTACGGTGACAATGACGAATTATACTTCAGGGATTATCTCAATGGACATCCTGGGATTGCAAAAAAATATGAAAAATTGAAGTTATCCCTTTGGAAACGTTATGAACATGAACGGGATGGATATACTGAAAGTAAGACTGCATTTGTGCGTGAATATACGCAGAAAGCAAAAATGCAGTTTGGACGGATCTATTGA
- a CDS encoding GNAT family N-acetyltransferase, with amino-acid sequence MSMQLMYEVPAAEDYVSLRLRSGMDNKDVERSRIALKNSLLTISMYDKEKLIGFGRVVGDGGITYVVSDIMVDREYQRRGYAEQIMQAIDRYFEENTHEDSYICLIANSPADQLYHKHQFEYLPENKCGMLRNQTKGSNSR; translated from the coding sequence ATGAGTATGCAGCTTATGTATGAAGTCCCCGCTGCCGAAGATTATGTAAGCCTTCGGCTGCGGTCCGGAATGGATAATAAAGATGTAGAGAGAAGCAGAATCGCTTTGAAGAATTCCCTGCTCACTATATCGATGTATGATAAAGAAAAACTGATCGGATTCGGCAGGGTAGTCGGGGATGGCGGGATAACGTACGTTGTGAGTGATATTATGGTAGACAGGGAATATCAGCGGAGAGGGTATGCAGAGCAGATCATGCAGGCTATCGACCGTTACTTCGAAGAGAACACGCATGAGGACAGCTACATTTGCCTAATCGCAAACAGCCCCGCTGATCAGCTCTACCATAAGCATCAGTTTGAGTATTTACCAGAGAATAAATGCGGAATGCTGCGAAACCAAACGAAAGGGAGCAACAGTCGTTAA